A DNA window from Etheostoma spectabile isolate EspeVRDwgs_2016 chromosome 22, UIUC_Espe_1.0, whole genome shotgun sequence contains the following coding sequences:
- the palmdb gene encoding uncharacterized protein palmdb isoform X6 yields MISVWMIYSMLTRATSVDGKDLNEGSSTTENHNSFSVTMETIEQSELAMDCEVEVSVANSPEQGKDFSADDEQNGSETDLSDFPGEAAILGKLLTDLPSGTIEIDKPDCSETSICSETPCQGQNEALILESGHEELNRNESIASSVSDTLSSADSVYENETHRKRQDIPEQDPEQEQVPESDQFPEPEPDNEAEQSPEPEQDLEPEQYPESKQDPEPEQFPEEEEDLELGHYPEQEEDLELGYHPKQEEDLELGLYPKQEEDLEIGHHPKQEEDLELGLYPEPEQYSDTDQYPEPEQYPEVELYPEPEPEDNELSLEGGGYQNVAIDTEEDPDAHDIQFEPPITEESILEQCIREDAMSDVSNESCQDQMDECLHAEIAAASSDSDNDEKWRTIFSSSINREDDDSYLDSLQLSAQELFVQKVEVTDFEEQDNNVEEVTFEVPQAEEVLEQPEDKISFPSPPQEVKYNPLGLQCLSKISEDDSENGRDANHNHTTHHKHINADLNKKLPKDFCVIQETKSKNVSTEHVDFQLARKQWREMEEQTMNKVVLPTTKQPSFHGSHSFMYTPVRNIERTHKKAHDLENLNLVGDYPHTQFSPCSEDSGLDDSSYRSPYDDPETQVEREIRISMEREENFRRERVFSRMGKSTDCAPSRSIPRSKSTPLTPSFIITSSPTKEPLKHEVSANIIILDPGNDFTSSPRFGKDHVAAQSGEWRSEDNSSNLIILETSNLIIRSASEFSLNKACEQPQEKMFLNNPFFKLRSRSTMSLVDEEIKMVNQREDDLRKERANLYGEDRFNTERILSNNKDTLAFDNSVDVPLKCKSSPSSPMKTAYRMDRSALSCDHRFPEVYAGGRRKSSMALRWEAGEFTKTE; encoded by the exons AGAGCTACCTCGGTGGATGGAAAAGACCTGAACGAAGGTTCCAGCACAACTGAGAATCACAACTCTTTCTCCGTCACCATGGAAACCATTGAACAATCAGAGCTGGCGATGGACTGTGAAGTAGAGGTCTCTGTGGCTAATTCCCCTGAACAAGGGAAGGATTTCAGTGCAGATGATGAGCAAAATGGTTCAGAGACAGACTTATCAGATTTCCCAGGGGAAGCAGCGATACTTGGTAAATTATTAACTGACCTTCCATCTGGCACCATTGAGATTGACAAGCCTGACTGCTCTGAGACCAGCATTTGCAGTGAAACGCCTTGTCAAGGTCAAAATGAAGCTTTGATATTAGAATCAGGGCATGAAGAGCTCAACAGAAATGAGTCAATCGCCTCATCTGTGTCCGACACACTCTCCAGTGCTGACAGTGTATATGAGAACGAGACCCATCGTAAGAGGCAGGacataccagaacaagatcctGAGCAAGAACAAGTCCCAGAGTCTGACCAGTTTCCTGAGCCAGAACCAGACAATGAAGCAGAGCAGTCTCCTGAGCCAGAGCAAGACCTTGAACCAGAGCAATACCCTGAGTCAAAGCAAGACCCTGAACCAGAGCAATTCcctgaggaagaggaagacctTGAGCTAGGGCACTACCCTGAGCAAGAGGAAGACCTTGAGCTAGGGTATCACCCTAAACAAGAGGAAGACCTTGAGCTAGGGCTCTACCCTAAACAAGAGGAAGACCTTGAGATAGGGCACCACCCTAAACAAGAAGAAGACCTTGAGTTAGGGCTCTACCCTGAGCCTGAACAATACTCTGACACAGACCAGTACCCTGAGCCGGAGCAATACCCTGAGGTAGAGTTGTACCCTGAGCCAGAGCCTGAGGATAATGAACTTAGCCTTGAAGGCGGTGGTTACCAAAATGTGGCAATAGACACAGAAGAAGACCCAGATGCCCACGACATCCAGTTTGAACCGCCCATTACAGAGGAGTCGATATTAGAGCAGTGTATTAGAGAAGATGCAATGTCAGATGTTTCCAATGAGTCCTGCCAGGACCAAATGGACGAATGCCTACACGCTGAGATTGCGGCAGCTTCCTCAGACAGTGATAATGATGAAAAATGGAGAACAATATTCTCTTCTTCTATAAATAGAGAAGACGATGACTCATATTTGGACAGTCTTCAGCTGAGTGCCCAGGAGCTGTTTGTGCAGAAAGTTGAGGTGACAGACTTTGAGGAACAAGACAACAATGTTGAAGAAGTTACTTTTGAGGTTCCACAAGCGGAAGAAGTTCTAGAACAACCTGAAGATAAAATTTCCTTTCCTAGCCCTCCACAAGAGGTTAAATATAACCCTTTAGGCCTTCAATGTTTGTCCAAAATCTCTGAAGATGACAGCGAAAATGGCAGAGATGCCAATCATAATCACACTACCCACCATAAGCACATCAATGCAGATTTGAACAAGAAGCTACCTAAAGACTTTTGTGTAATACAAGAAACCAAGAGCAAGAATGTTAGCACAGAGCATGTGGACTTTCAGCTGGCTCGTAAACAGTGGCGGGAAATGGAGGAGCAGACCATGAACAAGGTTGTCTTACCTACAACCAAGCAGCCCAGCTTCCATGGCAGCCACAGCTTCATGTACACACCAGTCCGCAACATTGAAAGAACTCACAAGAAAGCCCATGACCTGGAGAACTTAAATCTGGTTGGCGATTATCCTCACACCCAATTCAGCCCTTGCTCAGAGGATTCTGGCCTGGATGATTCCAGTTACAGGTCCCCTTACGATGACCCAGAAACACAAGTTGAAAGGGAGATTCGCATATCAATGGAGCGAGAGGAAAACTTCAGGAGAGAGAGGGTCTTCTCAAGGATGGGCAAGTCCACTGATTGTGCTCCATCACGAAGTATCCCAAGATCTAAAAGCACTCCACTAACACCGTCATTCATCATCACCTCCTCACCCACTAAGGAACCGCTGAAACATGAAGTATCAGCAAACATTATCATTCTCGACCCTGGCAATGATTTCACCTCGAGCCCAAGATTTGGCAAAGACCACGTGGCAGCTCAGTCTGGCGAGTGGCGCTCCGAGGACAACAGCTCCAACCTCATCATCCTTGAAACATCCAATCTTATTATTCGCAGTGCCTCCGAGTTCTCCCTTAACAAAGCCTGTGAGCAGCCCCAGGAGAAAATGTTCCTGAACAACCCCTTTTTCAAGCTGCGTTCAAGAAGCACAATGTCACTGGTGGATGAAGAGATTAAGATGGTGAATCAGAGGGAGGACGATCTGAGGAAAGAGAGGGCAAATCTGTATGGCGAAGACAGGTTCAATACTGAAAGGATATTGTCAAATAATAAGGACACTTTGGCATTTGACAATTCAG TGGATGTACCATTGAAGTGCAAGTCCTCGCcatcatcaccaatgaaaacAGCCTACAGGATGGATCGTTCTGCCTTGTCCTGTGATCACAGA TTTCCAGAGGTCTACGCAGGAGGAAGACGCAAGAGTTCCATGGCTCTGCGCTGGGAGGCGGGCGAGTTTACAAAAACCGAGTGA